One region of Planctomycetota bacterium genomic DNA includes:
- a CDS encoding 6-bladed beta-propeller: MHRWLFILVLLVALGCDGDKPEAVWLERGRGLGQVVYPRAITFDPVTGGFYVVDRTAHIQRLDADGNAVVDWQMPEWNAGKPVGLSVGPDGNLWVPDTHYSRVVIYSPEGEELRRFGANGYEPGQYLLPTDIAFDEAGNAYVAEYGGNDRITVLDPDGNVLRIIGSRGTDDGQFLRPQSILIVGDELFVADAINHRIAVFDLAGNFRRNLGSQGTGLGELNFPYGLDIHPDGDLVVTEFGNNRVQKLDRVTGASRGVWGSAGRGLGQLAYPWASAVDEQGRVVVIDAGNNRLQVIRF, translated from the coding sequence GTGCATCGATGGTTGTTCATCCTGGTTTTGCTTGTCGCGCTCGGCTGTGACGGCGATAAACCCGAGGCGGTCTGGCTCGAACGCGGCCGAGGGCTCGGGCAGGTGGTGTATCCGCGGGCCATCACGTTCGACCCGGTGACCGGCGGCTTTTACGTCGTCGATCGCACCGCCCACATCCAGCGGCTCGACGCCGACGGCAACGCCGTGGTCGATTGGCAGATGCCCGAATGGAACGCCGGTAAGCCCGTGGGTCTGAGCGTCGGGCCGGACGGAAATCTCTGGGTGCCGGACACGCACTACAGCCGGGTGGTGATTTACAGCCCCGAGGGCGAGGAGTTGCGTCGGTTCGGCGCGAACGGCTACGAGCCCGGTCAGTACCTGTTGCCGACGGACATCGCGTTCGACGAGGCGGGCAACGCATACGTCGCCGAGTATGGCGGCAATGACCGCATCACCGTTCTCGATCCTGATGGCAACGTGCTTCGGATCATCGGTTCGCGCGGCACAGACGATGGTCAGTTCCTTCGGCCGCAGTCGATCCTGATTGTCGGTGATGAGTTGTTCGTTGCTGATGCGATCAACCACCGCATCGCGGTGTTCGACCTGGCGGGCAACTTTCGCCGCAACCTTGGCAGCCAGGGCACCGGGCTTGGCGAACTGAACTTCCCTTACGGGCTCGACATCCATCCGGACGGCGACCTGGTCGTGACCGAGTTCGGCAACAATCGTGTTCAGAAACTCGACCGCGTCACCGGCGCGAGCCGCGGCGTGTGGGGCAGTGCCGGCCGGGGTCTGGGACAACTCGCCTACCCGTGGGCCAGCGCTGTCGATGAGCAGGGTCGCGTGGTCGTCATCGACGCGGGGAACAACCGGTTGCAGGTGATTCGGTTCTAG
- the xylA gene encoding xylose isomerase, producing MAKTNQDALAPTKDQKFTFGLWTVGNPGADPFGGPTREKLEPWQIVNLLGECEGVFGVNFHDNDLIPIDATPEQAKAIKKDFKKALRDNGLKVPMATTNLFSDPVFKDGAFTSNNARIRAYAVQKTMAAMDLGKEFGAKTYVFWGGREGAETDSAKNPVDAIKRFRECIDYLCDYSKDQRYGYKFAFEAKPNEPRGHIYFAVTGSYLALIPTLKHPEMCGVNPEVAHEHMAGLNFVHHVAQAIEQKKLFHIDLNDQEFGRYDQDFRFGSVNYKHAFHLVKLLEDHGYDNPRHFDSHAFRQSDYEDVKAFANGSMRTYMILKQKAERWNADKEIQGLLKKINQDDAALTKISTKFSKTNMKKLREADLDRTKLAKARLPYEQLDQLTAEIIMGVR from the coding sequence ATGGCCAAGACCAACCAAGACGCGCTCGCTCCGACGAAAGACCAAAAGTTCACCTTCGGCCTCTGGACCGTCGGCAACCCCGGGGCCGACCCGTTCGGCGGACCGACGCGTGAGAAGCTCGAGCCGTGGCAGATCGTCAATCTGCTCGGCGAATGCGAAGGCGTCTTCGGCGTCAACTTCCACGACAACGATCTCATCCCCATCGACGCCACGCCGGAGCAAGCCAAGGCGATTAAGAAGGACTTCAAGAAGGCGTTGCGTGACAATGGCCTGAAGGTGCCGATGGCGACGACGAACCTGTTCAGCGATCCGGTGTTCAAGGACGGCGCGTTCACCAGCAACAACGCCAGGATTCGTGCGTATGCCGTGCAGAAGACGATGGCGGCGATGGACTTGGGCAAGGAGTTCGGTGCAAAGACGTACGTCTTCTGGGGCGGCCGCGAGGGCGCGGAGACGGACAGTGCCAAGAACCCGGTCGACGCGATCAAGCGATTCCGCGAGTGCATCGACTACCTGTGTGATTACTCGAAGGACCAGCGATACGGCTACAAGTTCGCGTTCGAAGCCAAGCCGAATGAGCCGCGTGGCCACATCTACTTCGCCGTCACCGGCAGCTACCTCGCGCTGATCCCCACGCTCAAGCATCCCGAGATGTGCGGCGTCAACCCCGAGGTCGCCCACGAGCACATGGCCGGGCTCAACTTCGTCCACCACGTCGCCCAGGCCATCGAGCAGAAGAAGCTCTTCCACATCGACCTCAACGACCAGGAGTTCGGCCGCTACGACCAGGACTTCCGCTTCGGCAGCGTCAACTACAAGCACGCCTTCCACCTGGTCAAACTCCTCGAAGACCACGGCTACGACAACCCGCGCCACTTCGACAGCCACGCCTTCCGCCAGAGCGACTACGAAGATGTGAAAGCCTTCGCCAACGGCAGCATGCGGACGTACATGATCCTCAAGCAGAAAGCCGAGCGTTGGAACGCGGACAAAGAAATCCAGGGCCTGCTCAAGAAGATCAATCAGGACGACGCGGCTCTGACCAAGATCAGCACGAAGTTCAGCAAGACCAACATGAAGAAGCTGCGCGAAGCCGACCTCGACCGTACCAAGCTTGCCAAGGCCCGGCTGCCGTATGAGCAACTCGACCAACTCACCGCCGAGATCATCATGGGCGTGCGGTAA
- a CDS encoding calcium-binding protein: protein MATYHEVLETRRLLAVDAVVDGATFGIRGTADADILALVITDNSATLSEAGEVDRVFDLTGVRRYRFFLGDGDDQFDLQFELTTLKLGERLTLYGGAGNDNVSIANTGGALGGYRLYGEAGDDNFGVASTFPSFNVGATIYGGDGDDFIVGGSGRDLLSGDDGNDELYGFSARDVLLGGAGEDELYGGSFDSDVLDGGPGADKLRGGKGPLNVFSPIDLQDAIDSDFDPQFDRLFADPDADDVNSDEPRESVMLIRDGIVTVVGSDGSRLNPASASDQLTILASGNTLKISTANRVLGEPLLGDLTGLRVFLNEGDDVLGLRNLPPGLPTTVYGGGGNDAISSFNDASTPGGIIGGPVVRFYGESGDDTFTSSDRSGRKYLYGGSGDDTLSGGSDDDYISGGNGKDDLAGRDGADVLLGGNDLDRIDGGKGAEFSPSTGRPDTLRGGGGADVLNGWGGVDVIFGDSGPDLFAGYEVNGNIGAPSEVPQVDPTGEVPGQVQDYDPREDLLS from the coding sequence ATGGCCACTTACCATGAAGTACTTGAAACACGCCGCTTGCTCGCAGTGGACGCGGTGGTCGATGGGGCAACGTTTGGCATCCGCGGCACCGCAGACGCCGACATTCTCGCCCTCGTCATCACTGACAACTCCGCGACACTCAGCGAAGCCGGAGAGGTTGATCGTGTCTTCGATCTCACGGGCGTCCGACGCTATCGATTTTTCCTCGGAGATGGTGATGACCAGTTCGACTTGCAGTTCGAGTTGACGACGCTCAAGTTAGGAGAACGGCTTACGCTTTACGGTGGGGCCGGCAACGACAACGTTTCCATTGCGAACACCGGAGGCGCTCTGGGCGGGTATCGCTTGTACGGCGAAGCTGGAGACGACAACTTCGGCGTTGCTTCAACCTTCCCGTCGTTCAATGTCGGCGCGACAATCTACGGTGGCGACGGCGATGACTTTATCGTTGGCGGCAGTGGTCGCGATCTGCTTTCTGGTGACGATGGTAACGATGAGCTCTACGGCTTTTCCGCCCGTGATGTCCTGCTGGGCGGTGCCGGCGAAGACGAACTCTACGGTGGTTCGTTCGATTCCGACGTCCTCGATGGTGGCCCGGGGGCTGACAAACTTCGCGGCGGCAAAGGCCCATTGAATGTCTTCAGCCCGATCGATTTACAGGATGCAATCGATAGCGACTTCGATCCACAGTTTGACCGCTTGTTCGCCGACCCCGACGCCGACGATGTCAATAGCGACGAGCCGCGTGAATCGGTCATGCTGATACGCGATGGCATTGTGACGGTGGTTGGATCGGACGGTTCCCGCTTGAATCCTGCAAGCGCGAGCGACCAGCTGACCATTCTTGCTTCTGGCAACACGCTCAAGATCAGCACTGCGAATCGAGTGCTCGGGGAACCGCTACTGGGGGACCTAACGGGTTTGCGCGTTTTCCTCAACGAAGGTGACGACGTACTGGGCTTACGAAATCTCCCGCCGGGCTTGCCGACTACGGTTTACGGCGGCGGAGGCAACGACGCTATCTCCTCCTTCAACGACGCGAGCACGCCCGGTGGGATTATCGGTGGGCCGGTTGTCCGGTTCTACGGCGAGTCCGGGGATGACACCTTCACCAGCAGTGATCGCTCGGGTAGGAAGTACCTCTACGGTGGTTCCGGTGACGACACGCTCTCGGGTGGGAGCGATGACGACTACATCAGCGGCGGCAACGGGAAAGATGATCTGGCCGGTCGGGATGGGGCAGATGTGCTACTCGGTGGGAACGACCTGGATCGCATCGACGGTGGCAAGGGTGCTGAGTTTTCTCCCTCGACCGGAAGACCAGATACACTCCGTGGTGGTGGGGGCGCGGATGTGCTCAACGGTTGGGGCGGCGTTGACGTCATCTTTGGCGATAGTGGCCCAGACCTCTTCGCGGGATACGAGGTCAATGGCAACATCGGCGCACCATCGGAGGTGCCGCAGGTTGACCCGACAGGCGAAGTCCCCGGACAGGTTCAGGACTACGACCCGCGCGAAGACCTGCTTTCGTGA